A genome region from bacterium SCSIO 12844 includes the following:
- the serC gene encoding 3-phosphoserine/phosphohydroxythreonine transaminase, which yields MSHKAYNYCAGPAVLADEVTHQLFKAMDNFDNTGISLLALSHRDDRFHEIAYKARRLLKDLLNIPDHYQILFFHGGATTQFFSIPQNLQRQNKAIYLDCGYWSKLAISEARKVIDLNIIEKPYEKLFLEQCYDVNGSYDYLHYIDNETIDGREFQYIPETEHIPLVCDMSSNLLSKWFDINRYGLVYAGAQKNLGIPGLSIVIIRDDLIQKLDKISAVQSYYQAMKKNSMANTPVVVAWYTTYLVLKWIKQQGGIKQFESLNQVKASMFYDYLDQSKLFKPLVPKAIRSRMNAVFTREDENQNKIDQLISQAKKDGFYGINGHRSVGGFRVSLYNAIELKAATALIDYLKEYEKNDR from the coding sequence ATGTCGCATAAAGCATATAATTATTGTGCTGGGCCTGCTGTCTTAGCTGATGAAGTCACACATCAACTATTTAAGGCTATGGATAATTTTGATAATACAGGTATATCATTATTGGCATTAAGCCATCGTGATGATCGGTTTCATGAAATTGCTTATAAAGCTCGGAGATTACTTAAAGATTTATTAAATATTCCTGATCATTATCAGATCCTATTTTTTCATGGTGGTGCAACAACACAATTTTTTAGTATTCCACAAAATCTACAGCGTCAAAATAAAGCAATATATTTAGATTGTGGTTATTGGTCTAAACTTGCAATTTCAGAAGCTAGAAAAGTGATTGACTTAAATATAATTGAGAAGCCTTATGAAAAACTATTTTTAGAACAATGCTATGATGTCAATGGAAGTTATGATTATTTGCATTATATTGATAATGAAACCATTGATGGAAGAGAGTTTCAATATATACCTGAAACAGAGCATATCCCGCTAGTCTGTGATATGTCATCTAATTTACTATCTAAATGGTTTGATATCAATCGTTATGGTCTTGTCTATGCCGGTGCTCAGAAAAACCTTGGTATTCCAGGTTTGAGTATTGTTATTATTCGTGATGATTTAATTCAGAAACTTGATAAAATATCAGCTGTACAATCGTATTATCAAGCAATGAAAAAAAACTCAATGGCTAATACACCAGTAGTTGTCGCTTGGTATACTACTTATTTGGTACTTAAGTGGATTAAACAACAAGGTGGCATTAAACAATTTGAATCACTTAATCAAGTTAAAGCGTCAATGTTTTATGATTACCTTGATCAGAGCAAGTTATTTAAGCCACTTGTACCAAAAGCTATTCGTTCAAGAATGAATGCTGTTTTCACAAGAGAAGATGAAAATCAAAATAAAATTGATCAGTTAATCAGTCAAGCTAAAAAAGATGGGTTTTATGGTATTAATGGTCATAGAAGTGTTGGTGGTTTTAGAGTAAGTCTTTATAATGCTATCGAATTAAAAGCGGCGACAGCATTAATTGACTATCTCAAGGAATATGAAAAAAATGACAGATAA
- the hslU gene encoding ATP-dependent protease ATPase subunit HslU, producing MSQMTPKEIVHELDRFIIGQDEAKKAVAIALRNRWRRMQLDDQLRPEVTPKNILMIGPTGVGKTEIARRLAKLAKAPFIKVEATKFTEVGYVGRDVDSIVRDLADVAVKMEREDAKEKVKLKAQEAAENRVLDILLPQPSKESRVGFANEPSVENDDKTEEKESSARSMFRKKLRKGELDDKEIEIEVSQAAMNMEIMGPPGMEEMTSQLQDMFSSMSGKKTSKRKTKVKHALKLLEEDEASRLVNEDEVKAKAVESVEQNGIVFLDEIDKVCKRSDTRGGGDVSREGVQRDLLPLVEGSTVSTKYGMIKTDHMLFIASGAFHVAKPSDLIPELQGRLPIRVELQSLSTKDFVRILTEPDASLVKQYQALLKTEGVDVIFEKSAIERIAEMSWQINEEVENIGARRLHTVMERLLEEVSFNAPDVAETPVKVNKAYVNKQLSDLVKDQDLSRYIL from the coding sequence ATGTCCCAGATGACACCCAAAGAAATTGTACATGAGTTAGATCGTTTTATTATTGGACAAGATGAGGCTAAAAAAGCAGTTGCAATTGCACTAAGAAACCGTTGGAGAAGAATGCAGTTAGATGATCAATTACGTCCTGAAGTAACGCCTAAAAACATCTTAATGATTGGGCCAACAGGGGTTGGTAAAACAGAAATCGCTCGCAGATTAGCTAAATTAGCTAAAGCACCGTTTATTAAAGTAGAAGCAACAAAATTTACTGAAGTCGGTTATGTTGGTCGTGATGTTGATTCAATTGTCAGAGATTTAGCAGATGTTGCTGTGAAAATGGAACGTGAAGATGCGAAAGAAAAAGTTAAATTAAAAGCGCAAGAAGCAGCAGAAAATCGTGTCTTAGATATCTTATTACCACAACCATCTAAAGAGTCTCGTGTTGGTTTTGCAAATGAGCCTAGTGTTGAAAATGATGATAAAACAGAAGAAAAAGAATCTTCTGCACGTAGTATGTTTCGCAAAAAACTACGAAAAGGCGAGCTAGATGATAAAGAAATTGAAATCGAAGTCTCTCAAGCTGCGATGAATATGGAAATTATGGGTCCGCCAGGAATGGAAGAGATGACAAGCCAACTCCAAGATATGTTCTCTTCAATGTCAGGTAAGAAAACAAGTAAACGTAAAACCAAAGTAAAACATGCGCTTAAACTATTAGAAGAAGATGAAGCTTCTCGTTTAGTCAATGAAGATGAAGTTAAAGCGAAAGCGGTTGAATCAGTTGAGCAAAATGGTATTGTGTTTTTAGATGAGATTGATAAAGTCTGTAAACGCTCTGATACAAGAGGTGGTGGCGATGTCTCTCGTGAGGGTGTACAGAGAGATTTATTGCCATTAGTTGAAGGTAGTACAGTTTCAACAAAGTATGGCATGATTAAAACGGACCATATGCTATTTATAGCCTCAGGTGCATTTCATGTTGCAAAACCATCTGATTTAATCCCTGAATTACAAGGGCGTTTGCCAATTCGTGTAGAATTACAATCATTATCAACTAAAGATTTTGTGCGTATTTTAACTGAGCCAGATGCATCATTAGTTAAGCAGTATCAAGCCTTGTTAAAAACTGAAGGTGTTGATGTTATATTCGAAAAATCTGCAATTGAACGTATTGCTGAAATGTCATGGCAAATCAATGAAGAAGTAGAAAACATTGGTGCAAGACGTCTACATACAGTGATGGAGCGATTACTAGAAGAAGTATCATTTAATGCACCAGATGTAGCTGAGACACCAGTTAAAGTGAATAAGGCCTATGTTAATAAACAATTAAGTGATCTAGTCAAAGATCAAGATTTGAGTCGTTATATTTTATAA
- the hslV gene encoding ATP-dependent protease subunit HslV codes for MQMRGTTILCVRRGDEVVVGGDGQATMGDMVAKDNIVKVRRLYGDRVLTGFAGATADAFTLFEKFEGKLDMYQGQLERAAVEMVREWRMDKMLQKLEAMIIVADKKTSLLISGVGDVMAADDEGILSIGSGSAYAKAAARALVKNTKLGAQEIVEKSLTIAADICIYTNHNLIIEALKDKD; via the coding sequence ATGCAGATGCGTGGAACAACAATTCTTTGTGTAAGACGTGGTGATGAAGTGGTCGTTGGTGGAGATGGTCAGGCAACAATGGGTGATATGGTTGCAAAAGATAATATTGTTAAAGTTAGAAGATTATATGGTGATCGTGTATTAACTGGTTTTGCTGGTGCTACAGCAGATGCATTTACATTATTTGAAAAGTTTGAAGGTAAGCTTGATATGTATCAAGGTCAGCTTGAAAGAGCTGCCGTTGAGATGGTAAGAGAGTGGCGTATGGATAAGATGCTACAAAAACTAGAAGCAATGATAATTGTCGCTGATAAAAAAACATCGCTTCTAATTTCAGGTGTTGGAGATGTGATGGCTGCAGATGATGAGGGTATATTATCAATTGGTTCAGGTTCAGCTTATGCAAAAGCTGCAGCTCGAGCATTGGTTAAAAATACAAAACTAGGTGCGCAAGAGATTGTAGAGAAAAGTTTAACCATTGCCGCAGATATCTGCATTTATACCAATCATAATTTAATCATTGAAGCATTAAAAGATAAAGACTAA